From the Microbacterium sp. W4I4 genome, one window contains:
- a CDS encoding MerR family transcriptional regulator, whose translation MTETYEGLHLIGDVARRTGLSVSAIRYYSDEGLVEPTDETDGGHRLYDAEAIARLEFIRTLRDLETGLDQVRRVLTGTVELRDLLAEHLEFVETRTRDLQAKRAVLRALVRSASTQERARLLRRLVTMSDAQRQSLVDDFLAEVSRGMPADVADRLREARPQLTDDPAPAQLDAWIDLAELLQDDDYRAVTREYLRETYASEIGRRMAEPGIQDSIRSAGEDLMPRLAAAHSSGLSPEDPYATDLAGRFVQQTATAGGAIVDDELRNRLASRYREIDELLTRTLQHDDYRASEGRYLDLVAIINGTPGPEESVRGDVDLAGFGEWLSRAILAAR comes from the coding sequence ATGACCGAGACATACGAAGGACTGCACCTCATCGGCGACGTCGCGCGCCGCACCGGACTCAGCGTGAGCGCCATCCGCTACTACTCCGACGAGGGACTCGTCGAGCCCACCGACGAGACCGACGGCGGGCACCGGCTCTACGACGCGGAGGCGATCGCGCGGTTGGAGTTCATCCGCACCCTCCGCGACCTGGAGACGGGCCTGGACCAGGTGCGACGCGTGCTGACCGGCACGGTCGAACTGCGCGACCTCCTCGCCGAGCACCTCGAGTTCGTCGAGACCCGCACCCGTGATCTGCAGGCCAAGCGCGCCGTGCTGCGCGCGCTGGTCCGCAGCGCGAGCACGCAGGAGCGGGCGCGACTGCTGCGGCGGCTCGTGACCATGTCGGATGCGCAGCGCCAGAGCCTGGTCGACGACTTCCTCGCCGAGGTCTCGCGGGGGATGCCGGCCGACGTGGCCGATCGGCTCCGCGAGGCGCGGCCGCAGCTGACGGACGACCCCGCTCCCGCGCAGCTGGACGCCTGGATCGATCTCGCCGAGCTGCTGCAGGACGATGACTACCGTGCGGTGACGCGAGAGTACCTGCGGGAGACCTACGCGTCCGAGATCGGACGACGGATGGCCGAGCCCGGCATCCAGGACTCCATCCGCAGCGCCGGCGAGGATCTGATGCCGAGGCTCGCCGCCGCGCACTCCTCAGGGCTCTCGCCCGAAGACCCGTATGCGACCGACCTGGCCGGGCGGTTCGTGCAGCAGACGGCCACCGCGGGCGGGGCGATCGTCGACGACGAGCTGCGCAACCGACTGGCATCGCGGTACCGCGAGATCGACGAGCTGCTCACCCGCACGCTCCAGCACGACGACTATCGGGCCTCCGAGGGCCGCTACCTCGACCTGGTCGCGATCATCAACGGCACTCCGGGGCCGGAGGAGTCCGTCCGCGGCGACGTCGACCTCGCCGGCTTCGGCGAGTGGCTGTCCCGGGCGATCCTCGCCGCGCGCTGA
- a CDS encoding ABC transporter permease, translated as MSLTTATPAVAETPGLVDRIRRAITANPSVLPTIASVVIFVGMIVYGETAYGRIVQASTMSNLLINNTHLIVLAVALTFVIITGGIDLSVGSIIAFSSVAGVMLANAGWHPLLVIVAMIGFGALFGLVSGILIRYFNVQPFIATLAMMFLGRGLASLLSTKPERLGEDSPIRWISDKIKIVDGPKVNDLTITPAVIIAVLVVLAAFFVLHRTRTGRTVYAIGGSENSALLMGLPVQRTKVLVYVISGALAGLAAVLYTSRLGTAQNITGIGWELDAIAAAVIGGTVLTGAYGYVLGSVVGALVLGLMNVLITRDGGIPPEMTTIITGGILLVFVLLQRAVTRKKE; from the coding sequence ATGAGCCTCACGACCGCGACACCCGCCGTCGCCGAGACCCCAGGGCTCGTCGACCGCATCCGCCGTGCGATCACGGCGAACCCGTCGGTGCTGCCGACCATCGCCTCGGTGGTCATCTTCGTCGGCATGATCGTCTACGGCGAGACCGCCTACGGGCGCATCGTGCAGGCCAGCACGATGTCGAACCTGCTGATCAACAACACGCACCTGATCGTGCTGGCCGTGGCCCTGACGTTCGTGATCATCACCGGCGGCATCGACCTGTCGGTCGGCTCGATCATCGCGTTCTCCTCGGTCGCCGGTGTCATGCTGGCGAACGCCGGCTGGCATCCGCTTCTCGTCATCGTGGCGATGATCGGCTTCGGGGCCCTGTTCGGCCTGGTCTCCGGCATCCTGATCCGCTATTTCAACGTGCAGCCGTTCATCGCGACGCTCGCGATGATGTTCCTCGGGCGCGGCCTCGCGTCGCTGCTGAGCACCAAGCCCGAACGGCTGGGCGAGGACTCGCCGATCCGCTGGATCAGCGACAAGATCAAGATCGTCGACGGGCCGAAGGTCAACGACCTGACCATCACGCCGGCCGTGATCATCGCCGTGCTCGTGGTGCTCGCCGCGTTCTTCGTGCTGCACCGCACCCGCACCGGTCGCACGGTGTACGCGATCGGCGGATCCGAGAACTCGGCGCTGCTGATGGGCCTTCCCGTGCAGCGCACCAAGGTGCTCGTCTACGTGATCAGCGGTGCGCTGGCCGGTCTGGCCGCGGTGCTGTACACCTCGCGGCTCGGCACCGCCCAGAACATCACCGGCATCGGCTGGGAGCTCGACGCGATCGCCGCGGCCGTCATCGGCGGCACGGTGCTGACCGGTGCGTACGGGTACGTGCTGGGCTCGGTGGTGGGTGCACTCGTGCTCGGACTCATGAACGTGCTGATCACGCGCGACGGCGGCATCCCGCCCGAGATGACGACGATCATCACGGGCGGCATCCTGCTGGTCTTCGTGCTGCTGCAGCGCGCGGTGACCCGCAAAAAGGAATAG